A region from the Ciconia boyciana chromosome 1, ASM3463844v1, whole genome shotgun sequence genome encodes:
- the SPX gene encoding spexin — protein sequence MKGLRKLTAPAMALFLAASFISFSWSAPQAHFQRRNWTPQAMLYLKGAQGRRFISDESQRKDLYDRMQLETRSRNTNPLSLSEAAALFLSSLWKAQEEVEEENSDHPGYLTDNLSNW from the exons ATGAAG GGACTGCGTAAGCTGACAGCACCTGCAATGGCACTGTTCCTGGCAGCGTCCTTCATATCTTTCTCCTGGAGTGCACCTCAG GCTCATTTCCAAAGGAGAAACTGGACTCCTCAGGCTATGCTCTATTTGAAGGGTGCAC AGGGACGTCGATTCATCTCAGATGAGAGCCAGCGAAAGGATCTGTATGACAGAATGCAGCTCG AAACACGCAGCCGAAACACAAATCCTTTATCTCTTTCTGAAGCTGCAGCACTGTTCCTTAGTTCCTTATGGAAAGCACAAGAAGAAG ttgaagaagaaaacagtgatCACCCTGGCTACTTGACAGATAATCTATCAAATtggtga